In one Castor canadensis chromosome 15, mCasCan1.hap1v2, whole genome shotgun sequence genomic region, the following are encoded:
- the Hsbp1 gene encoding heat shock factor-binding protein 1, which produces MAEIDPKTVQDLTSVVETLLQQMQDKFQTMSDQIIGRIDDMSSRIDDLEKNIADLMTQAGVEELEGESKIPATQKS; this is translated from the exons ATGGCCGAGATTGACCCCAAGACCGTGCAGGACCTCACCTCGGTG GTGGAGACACTCCTGCAGCAGATGCAAGACAAATTTCAGACCATGTCTGACCAAATCATTGGGAGAA TCGATGACATGAGCAGTCGTATCGATGATCTGGAGAAGAACATCGCAGACCTCATGACCCAAGCTGGCGTGGAAGAGCTGGAAGGTGAAAGCAAGATACCTGCCACGCAAAAGAGTTGA